A region of the Mesoterricola sediminis genome:
TCAGGCTCACCGGCATCGCCTCGCTGCCCGAGGAGAGTTCGAGGCCGGCGGCGACCCGCACCAGCTTGTCCGCCACTTCCAGGGCCCCCGCCCGGCCCGTTCCGGGCAGGAGGACCAGGAACTCCTCCCCGCCCCAGCGGGCGCAGAGGTCGTAGCCCCGCAGAGCGTCCCGGAGGGCCTGCGCGAGGGTGTGCAGGACGCGGTCCCCGGCGGCGTGGCCGAAGGTGTCGTTGATGTGCTTGAACCGGTCCACGTCGGCCATGACGATGCACAGCTCGCCCCGGGCGCGCAGGGTCCGGGCGTGCTCCGCCTCCAGGGCCTCCAGCATGGCCCGGCGGTTGGGGATGCCGGTCAGGGGATCGGTGCGGCTGGCCACCTGCAGGGAGTCGTTCAGCTCCTTGAGCTGGATCTGGAACCCGTCGGAGATGCGGGTGATCTTGTCCATGCGCCGCAGGAGGCGCAGGTGGTCCCGGGCCAGGGCCTCCAGTTCCTCCATGAGCGGGTGGCTCCGGAAGGCCGGGTTCTCCCGCAGGGCCTCCAGCCGCGCCTTCAGGGCGACGGCCTCGGGCTCGAGGAGGGGACCCCGTTCCTCGACCGGAGCGTTCATGCGGGCTCCCCGTGGAGGGCCCGCGGCACGATCTCGAAGGGCAGGGCCAGGTCCTCCCGGAACTCCTCGGCCAGGTCCAGGGCCCGGTCGTTCTCGGGATCGTAGAACCAGACGATGCGCACCTCCCGGCCCCCGGCGTGCGCCAGTTCGAGGCCGTCCAGGAGGTCCATCATGCACTTGATGCTGCTCGTGTTCAGGTAGGTCAGTTCCAGCTCCACCCGCAGGGGGCGGTCCGGCGTTTCCAGGTAGGCGTCCACCCAGGTCAGCACGGGCGAGAAGAAGGCGAAGGCGTTCTCGGGGTACGATTCACCGGCGATGCGGAGGCAGCCGTCGCCCGCCAGGGCCTCGACGGCGGGGCTCGAGGCGGTGGCCGCGATGTGGAGGTCGTCCAGGACCGGCGCGCTCATAGGGTCACCGTCAGGGAGAAGAAGTCCAGGCCGCCGTCCCCGGAGACGAGGCGGTACTCCAGGGGGAGGCTCGCCGTGCGGGCCATGCGGATGAGACCCAGGCCGGCGCCGCCGGCGGCGGAGCCCCCGGCGTGGATCTGGGCCTTGAAGCGGGCCTTGAGGGCCTTCTGGTCGAGGGCCGCCAGGTCATCCAGGCGGGCCATCAGGGCCAGACCGTCCGCGGGGTGGACCAGGTTGCCGCACCGGACGACGTAGCGGTCTTCATGGCGGGCGATGACCAGCACGCCGTGCTGGACCCGGGAGCGGGTGGCCTCGTCCCACAGGGGGCGGTTCGCGTAGTTCGCCACGTTCTGGGCGGCCTCGATGAACACCGTGAAGACGTCCGCCATGGCCGGCTTGGCCACGGCCTCGCACTCCAGGTGGCGGCGCACGGCCTTGCCCAGCTCCTCGATGAGGCTGTGGCGGAAGGGGCCGTTGAAGCACATGAGGATGCCGTCGCCGGCGAGGTACTGGTGGATGGCGTGCAGGTCGCTCATCGGACCTCCGGAATGCGGAAGCCGAGCATCGTGATGTCGTCCCGCTGGGGATTGGCGCCCTGGTATTCCGCCAGGGCCAGGGCCAGGGCCTCGCCCTGGGCGGCCATGGGCAGGTCCCGGACCCCGAGGAGGATCCGCGCCAGGCGCCGGCGGCCGAAACCGAAGTTGTGGCGGCCCCCGTGCTGGTCGAGGATGCCGTCGGTGAAGAGGTAGACCGAGGTGCCCGCGGGCAGGTCCAGCTCCTGGCCCGTGAAGGCGAAGTCGGGGCGGCTCCGGCGGTAGCCGAGGCTGTGCGCGTCGCCGGGCAGGATCTCGGGCTCGCCGGCGCCGGGGCGGAGGATCCACAGGGGGATGCGGGCCCCGGCGAACCGGATCCGGCCGCCCACGAAGCGGAGCAGGCCCAGGTCGAGGCCGTTGTCCATGGCGCGATCCCTGCCCTCGGGGTCCTCCTGGTTCAGGAGGGTCCGGAGGGCGACGTTCATCTCCCCGAGGAGGATGGCGGGATCGGCCTCCGGGTGCCGGGCCGCGACCTGGTCGAAGGCGGCGCGGGAGGCCATGCTCATGAAGGCCCCGGGAACCCCGTGGCCGGTGCAGTCGCCCACGCCGAGGAGGAACCCGCCCTCCAGGCTCCGGAGGGTGTAGAAGTCGCCGCCCACCAGGTCCCGGGGGCGGAAGAGGAGGAAGTGGTCGGGGAGGGCCGAGCCCAGCTCCTGGGCCGTGGGCAGGGTGCGGGCCTGGATGAGGCGGGCGTAGGCCACGCTGTCGAGGATCTGGGCCCGGGAGCGCTCCAGCTCCGCGGTGCGGGCCTGCACCAGGCGCTCCAGGCCGGTGGTCACCTCGTGCACCGTCCCGGCCATGCGGTTGAACACCGCGGTGAGGCGGCCCAGTTCGTCGTCCCGCTCCACGGGCAGGGCGACGTCGTAGTGGCCGGAGGCCACCTCCCCGGCGGACGCCGTCAGCCGGGCCAGGGGGATCAGGACGGTGCGGTTCAGGAACCAGGAGGCCAGGGCGACCGTCGCCAGGAAGCCGAGGGCCAGGACGGCGAGGATGGGGAGGAAGCGCCGCACCCCGATGACCTGGGAGGGATCCACGAGGGTGACGGTGGCCCAGCCGATCTCGGGCATGGGCAGGGCCGCCACCAGCTGGCGCTTGCCGCCCAGGCGGAGCACGAAGGTCTCCCGGGGGGAGCCCCCCTTCATGAGGCGGTCCAGGCGCTCCTTCAGGAGGGCCCGGTCTGCGTCGGTCTCCAGGAGCTGGTAGAAGGTCGTGCGCCGGGCCTCGTCCTTGATGCCCGCATTGCGGGCCATGAGGGCCTCGTCGGGATGGGCCTGGAGGATGCCCTTGGCGTCCACCATGATCGTCGTGGCCCCGCGGTCGCCGCTGCGGACGATGTCCCGCACGAATTCCGACAGGTCCATGCCGGTGCCCGCCATGCCGATGCGGCGGCCCCCGTCCTTCACGAGGACGTTGATCCAGACCTTGTAGAGGCCGAGGGCCACGTCCGAATCCACGTTGAGCTCGAAATCCCGGCCCCGGTCCATGCCGTCGAAGAACCAGCGGTCGTTGACGTTGGCGGGGTCCAGGGTCTGGAAGGGCGCCTTGGCCGGCCCGCGGTCGTCCCCGCCGAAGTAGTGGTGGCGGGTGGCTGCGGCGACGAGGAAGCAGCTCCGGTCGGCGAAGGTCCGGCGGTAGGCCTCCAGCTCCGCCAGGCCCGCGGCGCGGACGCGGGGATCCTGGTCGCCCAGGCAGAGGGCCCGGATGGTGCCCTCCCCGGCCATCTTCCGGGCCAGGGCGGCCTCCCGCATGACGGGTCCCATGAACCTTTCTTTATCAAGCTGGGCGTGGGTGATGGCGTAGCGCCGGGCGAAGGCCCGGGACAGGCCCCGGGCGGCCCAGAGGAAGGCCAGCAGACAGAGGACCCCCACCCCCAGGTAGACGCTGAGCAGGGTGAGGATGGACCGGGCCTTCAGGCTGCGCACGTTCATGACTCCAGTATACGAGTGGCCGCGGGGATCGTCGGCGTTTCAAGGCGCACGAAGCGCCCGGAGACCAGGTGATGGAGGAAGGCCACCGCCCGCTCCTCCACGGGCTCCGCTTCGGGGCCCAGGCCCGCGCGGACCGCCTCGACGACCTCGCGAACGGTCCTCCGCCCGTCGATGGCGTCCCAGATGAAGGAGCCCCGCACGTCCAGGCGGACCCGGAAGTGGGGCTTCGGCAGGCGCTTCTGGAGCCAGGCCAGGCGCGGGCTCGTGAACTTGGGGCGGAGGAGCACGGCCCGCCCGTCCTCCAGGCGCTCGCAGGCCACGGCCTGGACGGGCACGAGGGCCATGAACGCATCGAGGGACAGGCCCGCCATGGGTGCCTCCGGACAAAGGGCGCGGGTCCCGGCTGGCCGGGACCCGCGCGCAGGCAGGACAGGATCAGAAGTTGGCGCTGGGGGGCGCGGGCTCGTCGGCCTCGCCGGCGTGGGCGAGGGGCAGCCGCACCAGGTAGATCCCGATGGCGACCAGGATGGCGAGGCTCACCAGGAAGGTGATCCGGGCCGGATCCGCGAAGATCGTGTACTTCACCTCGAAGAAGGTGAGGGCCGCGAAGGCCAGGCCCACGAGGGCCTCGCCCGCGATCAGGCCCGCCGAGACGAGGACGCCGGTGTTCTCCACCCGCACCTTCTGGGCCTCGTTGAGGCCCCGCTTCTCGGCGATCATGTCCACGATGCCCTTGACGCAGCCGCCCAGGAAGATGGCGAAGGTCGTGCCCAGGGGCAGATACATGCCGACGCTGACGAGCATCGGGCTGCGGACCTGCATGAGGATGAAGGCGAAGCCCATGAGCATGCCCACGATGATGAGGGGCCAGGCCATCTTGCCCTCGACGATGCCCTTGCTGAGCATGGCCATGAGGCCCGCCTGCGGGGCGGGGATGTTGGGGCTGCCGAAGCCGGCGTCGAGCTGCATGACGACCTTCTTCTGGTCGGCGGGGAGCTGGCGGAGCTGCTCGATGGTGTAGGTCTGCTCGCCGTAGGTGACGGACTTGATGTTCTGCTTCTCGAGCTGGACGATCTGGGCCTCGCCGACCTTCTTGATGTCGCCCTCGTGGAGGATCATCAGGGGGAGGAAGAGCACGGCCGCGGCCAGGCCCACGCCGAGGATGTCGCCCACCTGCATGCGCCAGGGGGTGCCGCCCAGGATGTAGCCGACCTTGAGGTCCTGCAGCATCTCGCCGGCGACGGCGGTCGCCACGCAGGCGATGGCCGCCACGCCGAGCACGGCGGCGACGCCGGCCTGGCCCTTGACGCCCAGGGCCACCATGATGATGGCGGTCACCACCAGGGCCGACAGGGTCAGGCCCGAGATGGGGTTGTTGCTCGAGCCCATGATGCCGACCAGGTAGCCGGAGATGGCCGAGAAGAAGAAGCCGACGATGACCATCACGAGGGCGGCCACGACGGAGACCATGAAGGTCAGGTGGAAGACCTGCCAGGTGATGAGGAAGGTGGCCACGGCGGCGCCCACGATGCCCATCAGGACCCAGGTGAAGGGCAGGTCCTGGTTGACGCGGTCGATGGAGCCCTCGCCGGCGGCGGCCTTCTTCACGTCGGAGACGGAGCGGGCCAGGCCGGTGGTGAGGCTCTTGCGCATGCGGAAGAGGGTGTAGCCGGCGCCCACGAGCATGCCGCCGATGGCGATGGGCCGCACGATGAACTTCCAGACGGCGGCGGACAGGGCGAACCAGTCGGCCTTGGTGGCCTCGGCCGGCATGGCGTAGGGGGCGATGAAGTAGATGATCAGGGGGACCATGAGGCCCCAGGCCAGGATGCCGCCCGCGAAGTTCAGGGCGCCCAGCTTGGGCCCGATGATGTAGCCGACGCCCATGTAGGCGGGGCTGATGCCGGGGGCGGTGAGGTAGATGCCGCCCTTGGCCAGGGCGGCCTTGCCCTTGCCGATGAGGGTGAAGGCGTTCTCCTTGAAGTAGACGAACTCCTGCCAGAAGCTGCTGAAGAGCTGCACCTGGACGAGGGCCTGGATGGCGGCGCCCACGCCCA
Encoded here:
- a CDS encoding diguanylate cyclase, with the protein product MNAPVEERGPLLEPEAVALKARLEALRENPAFRSHPLMEELEALARDHLRLLRRMDKITRISDGFQIQLKELNDSLQVASRTDPLTGIPNRRAMLEALEAEHARTLRARGELCIVMADVDRFKHINDTFGHAAGDRVLHTLAQALRDALRGYDLCARWGGEEFLVLLPGTGRAGALEVADKLVRVAAGLELSSGSEAMPVSLSVGVAQLEPGENLDALLRRADGAMYEAKAAGGNGVRG
- the siaC gene encoding biofilm regulation phosphoprotein SiaC; this encodes MSAPVLDDLHIAATASSPAVEALAGDGCLRIAGESYPENAFAFFSPVLTWVDAYLETPDRPLRVELELTYLNTSSIKCMMDLLDGLELAHAGGREVRIVWFYDPENDRALDLAEEFREDLALPFEIVPRALHGEPA
- a CDS encoding SiaB family protein kinase translates to MSDLHAIHQYLAGDGILMCFNGPFRHSLIEELGKAVRRHLECEAVAKPAMADVFTVFIEAAQNVANYANRPLWDEATRSRVQHGVLVIARHEDRYVVRCGNLVHPADGLALMARLDDLAALDQKALKARFKAQIHAGGSAAGGAGLGLIRMARTASLPLEYRLVSGDGGLDFFSLTVTL
- a CDS encoding SpoIIE family protein phosphatase; the encoded protein is MNVRSLKARSILTLLSVYLGVGVLCLLAFLWAARGLSRAFARRYAITHAQLDKERFMGPVMREAALARKMAGEGTIRALCLGDQDPRVRAAGLAELEAYRRTFADRSCFLVAAATRHHYFGGDDRGPAKAPFQTLDPANVNDRWFFDGMDRGRDFELNVDSDVALGLYKVWINVLVKDGGRRIGMAGTGMDLSEFVRDIVRSGDRGATTIMVDAKGILQAHPDEALMARNAGIKDEARRTTFYQLLETDADRALLKERLDRLMKGGSPRETFVLRLGGKRQLVAALPMPEIGWATVTLVDPSQVIGVRRFLPILAVLALGFLATVALASWFLNRTVLIPLARLTASAGEVASGHYDVALPVERDDELGRLTAVFNRMAGTVHEVTTGLERLVQARTAELERSRAQILDSVAYARLIQARTLPTAQELGSALPDHFLLFRPRDLVGGDFYTLRSLEGGFLLGVGDCTGHGVPGAFMSMASRAAFDQVAARHPEADPAILLGEMNVALRTLLNQEDPEGRDRAMDNGLDLGLLRFVGGRIRFAGARIPLWILRPGAGEPEILPGDAHSLGYRRSRPDFAFTGQELDLPAGTSVYLFTDGILDQHGGRHNFGFGRRRLARILLGVRDLPMAAQGEALALALAEYQGANPQRDDITMLGFRIPEVR
- a CDS encoding PqqD family protein, producing the protein MAGLSLDAFMALVPVQAVACERLEDGRAVLLRPKFTSPRLAWLQKRLPKPHFRVRLDVRGSFIWDAIDGRRTVREVVEAVRAGLGPEAEPVEERAVAFLHHLVSGRFVRLETPTIPAATRILES
- a CDS encoding OPT family oligopeptide transporter, whose translation is MQPYVSSDQNLREFSLRAVLIGLVLAVVLGAANAYLGLKAGMTIAATYPAAVISMALIKLMKGTILEENMGRTVGSIGESVAAGAIFTIPAFVISGIWPKFFSAANYLTSTAIMFVGGTLGIMFVALLRRVMVEDAELPYPESVAAAEIHKAGAKGGGGTKILFTAMGVGAAIQALVQVQLFSSFWQEFVYFKENAFTLIGKGKAALAKGGIYLTAPGISPAYMGVGYIIGPKLGALNFAGGILAWGLMVPLIIYFIAPYAMPAEATKADWFALSAAVWKFIVRPIAIGGMLVGAGYTLFRMRKSLTTGLARSVSDVKKAAAGEGSIDRVNQDLPFTWVLMGIVGAAVATFLITWQVFHLTFMVSVVAALVMVIVGFFFSAISGYLVGIMGSSNNPISGLTLSALVVTAIIMVALGVKGQAGVAAVLGVAAIACVATAVAGEMLQDLKVGYILGGTPWRMQVGDILGVGLAAAVLFLPLMILHEGDIKKVGEAQIVQLEKQNIKSVTYGEQTYTIEQLRQLPADQKKVVMQLDAGFGSPNIPAPQAGLMAMLSKGIVEGKMAWPLIIVGMLMGFAFILMQVRSPMLVSVGMYLPLGTTFAIFLGGCVKGIVDMIAEKRGLNEAQKVRVENTGVLVSAGLIAGEALVGLAFAALTFFEVKYTIFADPARITFLVSLAILVAIGIYLVRLPLAHAGEADEPAPPSANF